In Symmachiella dynata, the following are encoded in one genomic region:
- a CDS encoding DUF1553 domain-containing protein: MAMRRSVGLLSLLICCAAVPLCAAEPPPRKIDFNRDIRPILSDTCFACHGPDGESRETDLRFDHKESAFGELSDGSFAIVPGQSAESQLIERITSDDDALRMPPEDSNKKLTADQIELLKQWIDDGAAWDEHWALVPPQRSQPPTVTSPNLPRNAIDQFILARLDAEGLSPSPQADRVTLIRRLSFDLIGLPPTVAEVEAFVNDNRPDAYERLVDQLLASPHFGERLAVYWLDLVRYADTVGYHGDQTRSVSAYRDYVIDAFNANRSYDQFTIEQLAGDLLPNASREQKVAAGYNMLGMTTIEGGAQAKEYLAKYAADRVRTTSVVWMGATLGCAECHDHKFDPYTARDFYSFASFFADIQQKGVANPAANLLLPTEKQQQQLTELETQLAAAQATYDELEAEHKKVAENQPASSASPTETESGEEPAVDEELKQRLTAAKSELANAKRLHKRLLSTIRKTISPVSGEPRAMRVLARGDWMDEAGEIVQPAIPAALGALPPMERRATRLDLAQWLVSREQPQTARVFVNRLWKLYFGRGLSSVLDDLGSQGERPSHPELLDWLAVEFMESGWDIKHMIRLIVTSSTYRQSSLDNNELRTRDAQNRLLARQSRFRIEAEFVRDTALEISGLLVKDIGGEPVRPYQPAGYYGYLNFPKRTYQPHNSDLQYRRGVYMHWQRTFLHPMLLAFDGPSREECTAERPISNTPLAALTLLNDPSFVEASRAFAQRILNEGGTTDDEQLSWAWRQAVSRTPDDRELELLRKLLDKHRQSYANDHEAAEKLMGIGLHTTPPDSDLIELAAWTSVARTIINLNETITRN; this comes from the coding sequence ATGGCCATGCGACGATCTGTTGGTTTGCTAAGTCTGTTGATCTGCTGCGCAGCGGTGCCGTTGTGCGCTGCGGAACCGCCGCCGCGGAAGATCGATTTCAACCGCGACATCCGCCCGATTCTTTCGGACACCTGTTTTGCTTGCCACGGGCCCGATGGCGAATCGCGGGAGACGGACCTGCGATTTGATCACAAGGAATCGGCGTTTGGCGAGTTGAGCGACGGCAGCTTTGCGATTGTGCCGGGCCAGTCGGCGGAGAGCCAATTGATCGAGCGGATCACATCCGACGACGACGCTTTGCGGATGCCGCCAGAAGATTCCAATAAAAAGTTAACAGCTGACCAAATCGAGTTGCTGAAACAGTGGATTGATGACGGCGCAGCTTGGGACGAGCATTGGGCCTTGGTTCCGCCGCAACGCTCGCAGCCACCCACGGTGACGAGCCCCAACTTGCCGCGGAATGCGATCGATCAATTCATCTTGGCCCGGTTGGATGCGGAAGGATTGTCGCCTTCCCCGCAAGCGGACCGCGTGACGTTGATTCGCCGGTTGAGTTTTGACCTGATCGGCCTGCCGCCCACAGTTGCGGAGGTGGAAGCCTTCGTCAACGACAATCGTCCCGACGCTTACGAACGGCTCGTCGACCAGTTGCTGGCTTCGCCGCATTTTGGCGAACGGTTGGCGGTCTACTGGTTGGACTTGGTGCGGTACGCCGACACGGTTGGTTATCACGGCGACCAAACTCGTTCGGTCTCAGCCTATCGCGACTATGTTATCGACGCCTTCAACGCCAATCGGTCCTATGACCAGTTTACGATCGAACAGCTCGCGGGCGATTTGTTGCCCAATGCCAGTCGCGAGCAGAAGGTGGCAGCGGGTTATAACATGTTGGGCATGACAACCATCGAAGGAGGCGCGCAAGCCAAAGAGTACCTGGCCAAATACGCCGCCGATCGCGTCCGCACGACATCGGTCGTCTGGATGGGAGCAACGTTGGGTTGTGCGGAATGCCATGATCACAAATTCGATCCGTATACAGCGCGGGACTTTTATAGTTTCGCAAGCTTCTTCGCCGACATCCAACAAAAAGGGGTCGCCAACCCGGCGGCGAATTTGTTGTTGCCAACCGAGAAACAACAGCAGCAGTTGACGGAATTGGAAACCCAACTTGCCGCCGCGCAGGCGACCTATGACGAACTTGAAGCAGAGCACAAAAAAGTCGCGGAGAATCAACCAGCCAGCAGCGCTTCACCGACCGAAACCGAATCGGGCGAAGAGCCAGCGGTTGATGAGGAATTGAAGCAACGCCTCACTGCCGCAAAAAGCGAATTGGCCAACGCTAAAAGATTACACAAGCGTTTGTTGAGTACCATTCGCAAAACGATCAGCCCGGTCTCCGGAGAACCGCGCGCGATGCGGGTTCTGGCCCGCGGAGATTGGATGGATGAAGCGGGCGAGATCGTGCAACCTGCCATCCCGGCCGCATTGGGGGCATTGCCACCCATGGAGCGGCGCGCGACACGGTTGGACTTGGCGCAGTGGCTCGTCTCGCGCGAACAACCTCAGACGGCACGCGTGTTCGTCAACCGTCTGTGGAAACTGTATTTCGGCCGCGGACTGTCGTCGGTGTTGGACGATCTTGGTTCGCAGGGAGAGCGGCCGAGTCATCCCGAGTTGCTGGATTGGTTGGCGGTGGAATTTATGGAGAGCGGCTGGGACATTAAGCATATGATTCGCTTGATCGTCACGTCGTCGACCTATCGCCAATCATCGCTTGATAATAACGAACTGCGAACACGCGATGCACAGAACCGTCTGTTGGCACGGCAATCTCGATTTCGCATTGAGGCGGAATTCGTGCGCGACACGGCCTTGGAAATCAGCGGACTCTTGGTCAAGGATATCGGCGGCGAACCGGTTCGTCCGTACCAGCCGGCCGGTTACTATGGTTACCTCAATTTCCCCAAACGGACTTATCAGCCGCACAACAGTGACCTGCAATATCGTCGCGGCGTGTATATGCATTGGCAGCGGACGTTCCTGCATCCCATGCTGTTGGCCTTCGACGGGCCGAGCCGCGAGGAGTGTACGGCCGAGCGTCCCATTTCCAACACGCCGCTGGCCGCGCTGACCTTGCTCAACGATCCGTCATTTGTCGAAGCCTCACGCGCGTTTGCCCAGCGAATTTTGAACGAGGGCGGAACGACGGACGATGAGCAATTGAGTTGGGCCTGGAGACAAGCGGTTTCTCGAACACCCGATGACCGAGAACTGGAATTGCTGCGAAAACTGTTGGACAAACACCGGCAAAGTTATGCCAACGATCACGAGGCGGCTGAGAAACTGATGGGGATCGGCCTGCATACAACGCCGCCCGACAGCGACTTGATCGAGTTGGCCGCCTGGACGTCCGTCGCACGGACGATCATTAACCTCAACGAGACTATCACCAGGAATTGA
- a CDS encoding cold-shock protein — MAEGTIKRLTDKGFGFIDTGTDKDMFFHMSNLEGVRYEELHEGQRVSYTPGEGPKGPRAENVKPV; from the coding sequence ATGGCTGAAGGTACGATCAAACGGCTGACGGACAAGGGTTTCGGGTTTATTGACACCGGAACGGACAAGGACATGTTCTTTCACATGTCGAATCTCGAAGGAGTTCGCTACGAAGAACTTCATGAAGGTCAACGGGTCTCCTACACCCCCGGGGAAGGTCCCAAAGGACCGCGAGCGGAAAACGTCAAGCCGGTCTAA
- a CDS encoding VOC family protein, with product MNQSAETTAAPIQVKCIDHVTLIVKDLDRSRDFYVGLLGMDEVTRPGFSFPGSWFQAGPSQIHLILEHDQSSPAGLPRPSKKAGAATRTHHFAFEVDDAYAAADALRAQGIKFMCEPKLRPDGYVQTFISDPDGHSVELFSVPAA from the coding sequence ATGAATCAATCCGCAGAAACCACTGCCGCACCGATACAAGTGAAGTGCATTGACCATGTGACTTTGATCGTCAAGGACTTAGACCGCAGCCGCGATTTTTATGTGGGGCTGTTGGGGATGGACGAAGTCACCCGTCCTGGATTTAGTTTTCCCGGAAGTTGGTTTCAAGCCGGCCCCTCGCAGATTCACTTGATTCTAGAACACGACCAATCCTCGCCCGCCGGACTACCGCGACCGAGCAAGAAAGCGGGCGCTGCGACAAGGACGCATCACTTTGCCTTCGAAGTCGACGACGCCTACGCCGCCGCCGACGCCTTGAGAGCACAAGGCATCAAGTTCATGTGCGAGCCGAAGTTGCGACCCGATGGCTACGTACAGACCTTTATCTCCGATCCGGATGGGCACTCGGTGGAATTGTTTTCGGTGCCGGCGGCTTAG
- a CDS encoding DUF1805 domain-containing protein, with product MMNDALPRSTNRTLEFQNGSALGISNRWQGGQYCTILTAAGIVGCGIYDLVTPAEFNQAIAIAKGTPANPLVEPEDLYDAKIVGITPQAGALGITLGMTGKEAVELMLQANQEPSE from the coding sequence ATGATGAACGACGCCCTGCCCCGCTCGACGAATCGCACGCTGGAATTTCAAAACGGTTCGGCCCTCGGCATCAGTAACCGTTGGCAGGGTGGACAATACTGCACGATTCTCACAGCTGCGGGAATCGTTGGCTGCGGGATCTACGATTTGGTGACTCCCGCTGAATTCAATCAAGCAATCGCCATTGCCAAAGGGACGCCCGCGAATCCGCTCGTCGAACCGGAAGACTTGTACGATGCCAAGATCGTCGGCATCACGCCGCAAGCAGGAGCTTTGGGAATCACGCTCGGCATGACCGGCAAAGAAGCCGTCGAATTAATGCTACAGGCCAATCAGGAGCCCTCGGAATGA
- a CDS encoding HTTM domain-containing protein has translation MKNEYARLRNESPNLARSWDRFFFAQEVPYGLAMIRIILPLVMMYDVARRWPYARELFSTDGATAPLAQTFGYLNYLPEFSGTIVVALYTALVFSLITMSLGWFTRTSTMIVLVLYPYFCMLDWISSTTKYVVVATHVILMLCLARPGAIWSVDAWLKGRRERSPWPGEARHKLPTAAVWPQRLIQLLIASTYFAAMITKLHTPAFFSGEQMQYWLMTYIYYDQPLGDYLSQYPLVSIIAAYATLIWEVLFLACVWRGRLRGWMLGIGVLFHLGTVFMLGLVVFPAIMLTIYLSFLNQYDVQRIAASWRRWKRHSPLLARISTRISDWGQGASLPRASTGRRVTSAVTFLIAIGLFSVSGVALEYKLDHYGVRHPDGLYTLERIPEDEVRNMLSNDTSMREQDKFLSFRIGDWIVADHLLNQRDTFHIGELILAQAALNPPHEDLWVEVNLHDSEGKKLSHVGQIVPREDLRVFFNYRLDESFEPGDYELVLKSSGQEISRRKFRLLPSEEGSQLPAPVAN, from the coding sequence ATGAAGAACGAATATGCCCGCCTTCGCAATGAATCTCCGAACCTAGCACGCAGCTGGGACCGGTTTTTCTTTGCTCAAGAAGTCCCCTACGGCTTGGCGATGATTCGGATCATTCTCCCGCTGGTCATGATGTACGACGTCGCACGGCGTTGGCCCTATGCCCGCGAGTTATTCTCGACCGACGGCGCCACGGCCCCCTTGGCACAAACGTTCGGATATCTGAACTACCTGCCGGAGTTTTCCGGCACGATCGTCGTAGCGCTCTATACGGCGCTGGTGTTTAGTCTGATCACGATGTCGTTGGGATGGTTCACACGGACCTCGACGATGATCGTCTTGGTCTTGTACCCTTATTTTTGCATGCTGGATTGGATCAGCTCCACGACCAAATATGTCGTGGTCGCCACCCACGTCATCTTGATGCTCTGTTTGGCACGTCCGGGAGCAATCTGGTCAGTCGATGCTTGGCTGAAAGGCCGCCGTGAACGATCACCGTGGCCTGGAGAAGCGCGCCACAAACTTCCCACAGCAGCCGTCTGGCCGCAACGATTGATCCAATTGTTGATCGCTTCCACGTACTTTGCCGCCATGATCACCAAGTTGCATACACCGGCGTTTTTTAGCGGCGAACAAATGCAGTATTGGTTGATGACCTACATTTATTACGATCAGCCGTTGGGAGACTATCTCTCGCAATACCCGCTGGTTTCAATTATCGCCGCCTATGCCACCTTGATTTGGGAAGTGCTGTTTCTTGCCTGTGTGTGGCGTGGCCGTCTGCGAGGTTGGATGCTGGGAATTGGCGTGCTGTTCCATTTGGGAACTGTGTTCATGTTAGGGTTGGTCGTATTCCCTGCGATCATGCTGACGATCTATCTGTCGTTTTTGAATCAATACGACGTACAACGAATTGCTGCGAGTTGGCGACGGTGGAAACGACATTCTCCGTTGCTCGCACGGATCTCCACGAGGATCTCCGATTGGGGCCAGGGTGCATCTTTGCCGCGGGCATCGACAGGACGACGCGTGACATCGGCTGTCACGTTTCTCATTGCCATTGGCTTATTTAGTGTCTCGGGAGTCGCCCTGGAGTATAAACTCGATCATTACGGCGTGCGGCATCCCGATGGTCTCTATACGCTGGAGCGGATTCCTGAAGACGAAGTCCGCAACATGCTGAGCAACGACACTTCGATGCGGGAACAAGATAAGTTCCTGTCGTTCCGGATTGGAGACTGGATTGTAGCTGACCACCTGTTGAACCAACGCGACACCTTTCACATCGGCGAGTTGATCTTAGCGCAAGCGGCCCTCAATCCTCCGCACGAAGATTTGTGGGTCGAAGTGAATTTGCATGACTCGGAGGGTAAGAAACTGTCGCACGTCGGCCAAATCGTCCCGCGTGAGGACCTGCGGGTCTTTTTCAATTATCGACTGGACGAATCGTTTGAGCCGGGAGATTATGAGCTGGTCCTCAAGAGCAGTGGACAGGAAATCTCGCGGCGAAAGTTCCGTTTGCTTCCGTCGGAAGAGGGATCGCAGTTGCCGGCGCCGGTTGCCAACTGA
- a CDS encoding DUF1501 domain-containing protein produces the protein MHPLEQHMAYSSRRSFLQNSSVGLGATALASLLNADGLAASGDAQRTGGVVQPLHFPQKAKRVIFLCMAGGPSHLETFDYKPKLAEMDGQPMPAEFTAGQPIAQLQGQTLRCQGPLIGFNKHGESGQEISDFLPHTAKLADDLCIIRSMRTDQINHDPAHTVMNTGTSISGRPSMGSWINYGLGSESADLPGFVVLTSEGGRNPQPISSRQWHSGFLPSRMQGVEFRSNGDPVHYVNNPAGVTATRQRDVVETINALNRVRNETVDNPEIATRIGQYELAFRMQASVPELMDLSGETQSTLDMYGTQGADGSYAANCLLARRLAERGVRFIHLYHRGWDHHGDLVSYMKTCCGLTDKPTAALLTDLKQRGMLDDTLIIWGGEFGRTPMFQGKGKNPGRDHHIRGFSMWMAGGGIRGGMTHGATDELGYNATDNVVHVNDLHATMLHQLGIDHKRLTYRFQGRDFRLTDIHGQVVRDILA, from the coding sequence ATGCATCCTCTGGAACAACATATGGCGTACTCTTCGCGGCGGTCCTTCCTGCAGAATTCTTCGGTCGGCCTGGGAGCAACAGCGCTGGCGAGTTTATTAAACGCCGATGGCCTGGCTGCATCGGGTGATGCCCAGCGCACCGGGGGTGTGGTCCAGCCCTTGCACTTTCCGCAGAAGGCCAAGCGGGTGATCTTTTTGTGCATGGCAGGCGGGCCGTCGCACTTGGAGACCTTTGACTATAAACCCAAGTTGGCCGAGATGGACGGTCAGCCGATGCCGGCGGAATTCACAGCCGGTCAACCCATCGCGCAGCTGCAGGGACAAACGCTTCGCTGCCAAGGACCGCTGATTGGTTTCAACAAACATGGCGAATCGGGACAAGAGATCAGCGACTTTCTGCCACACACAGCCAAGTTGGCAGACGACTTGTGTATCATCCGCTCGATGCGGACCGATCAAATCAATCACGATCCCGCGCACACAGTCATGAACACCGGCACGTCGATTTCGGGCCGACCGAGTATGGGGTCGTGGATCAACTACGGCCTGGGAAGTGAATCGGCGGACCTACCAGGATTTGTTGTGCTGACTTCCGAAGGGGGCCGTAATCCGCAACCGATATCTTCGCGGCAATGGCACAGCGGATTTTTACCCAGCCGGATGCAAGGTGTTGAGTTTCGCTCCAATGGCGACCCGGTGCATTACGTAAACAACCCAGCCGGCGTAACCGCTACGCGGCAACGTGATGTTGTCGAGACGATCAACGCGCTCAATCGGGTGCGCAATGAAACCGTTGACAATCCGGAGATCGCCACCCGTATCGGACAATACGAACTCGCCTTCCGCATGCAGGCCAGCGTGCCGGAGTTGATGGACCTGTCGGGCGAAACGCAAAGCACATTGGACATGTATGGAACACAAGGGGCCGATGGTTCCTATGCCGCCAACTGTTTGTTGGCGCGACGTTTGGCCGAACGGGGGGTGCGTTTCATACATCTGTACCACCGCGGTTGGGACCATCACGGCGATTTGGTCTCCTATATGAAAACGTGTTGCGGTCTCACCGACAAACCGACCGCGGCCTTGTTGACGGATTTGAAGCAACGCGGCATGTTGGATGACACGCTGATCATCTGGGGCGGCGAGTTTGGCAGGACTCCGATGTTCCAAGGCAAAGGAAAGAACCCGGGCCGCGACCACCACATTCGTGGGTTCTCGATGTGGATGGCCGGGGGCGGAATTCGTGGGGGGATGACCCACGGTGCAACCGACGAACTGGGTTACAACGCGACCGATAACGTCGTACACGTCAACGACTTGCACGCGACAATGTTGCACCAATTGGGCATCGATCACAAGCGGCTGACATACCGTTTTCAAGGGCGCGACTTCCGTTTGACCGACATCCACGGTCAAGTCGTGCGCGACATTTTAGCCTGA
- a CDS encoding GNAT family N-acetyltransferase — MRHASASDLEFIAESFVKIPRFMQSGETDAYIAALPTQVDDSIRELASRYICDDDRIALVVESEGQLIACLLGEIRQPSLTAANLGDVGFISICWVEPQFRNSGCAAKLVSEAEEWFCSRGIELLEVSYMAKNETAANVWQQLGFEPFRVLAYKSLAGD, encoded by the coding sequence ATGAGACACGCAAGCGCATCCGATCTGGAATTCATTGCGGAAAGCTTCGTTAAAATTCCTCGATTCATGCAATCGGGGGAAACGGATGCATACATTGCCGCGCTGCCGACCCAGGTCGACGACTCGATACGAGAATTGGCGAGCCGTTATATTTGCGATGATGACCGGATTGCGTTGGTCGTTGAGTCAGAAGGGCAACTGATCGCCTGCTTGTTGGGTGAAATACGTCAGCCGTCACTGACTGCCGCGAACTTAGGAGACGTCGGGTTTATTTCGATCTGCTGGGTCGAACCGCAGTTTCGAAATTCTGGCTGCGCTGCAAAACTAGTCTCCGAAGCAGAAGAATGGTTTTGCTCGCGCGGAATTGAGTTGCTTGAAGTCTCTTACATGGCCAAAAACGAGACCGCTGCCAACGTTTGGCAACAATTGGGTTTTGAACCATTTCGCGTTTTGGCTTACAAGTCACTCGCCGGCGATTAA
- a CDS encoding DUF1501 domain-containing protein: MPASHCTGPIQRREFLRVGTLALGGVMLPDLLRLQAASEKPRPTTSVILFWMWGGPSQLETYDMKPDAPSEYRGPLNPIRTNVPGMDICEYMPLQAKIADKFSIIRSLHHEMSAHNDGSIEVLTGQTPSVPDPTSQAHSKHPDFGMVASRIRGPHPEGLPQYIGVQRSPFMTQPNYLGAAHRSFDTGDPSLPGYAPKNLTLATGVDHRRLGDRKHLLGQFDRFRQRYEHDIDGADEFQSAAFSILTSRKVADAFEIAQEDPKLRDRYGRHRWGQSCLLARRLAEAGAAVINVDATAPNSTTKNFSWDDHAGAFHLDYAQRERLPQMDQALSALITDLHDRGLDQNVLVIACGEFGRTPRVTHAPTNFSNQIGLGRDHWPGAFSALIAGGGLRMGQVVGQTNSNAEYPLHDPVTPQDLLATVYRHLGVDPQQQFTSFAGRPIPILPSGQPIKQLI, from the coding sequence ATGCCGGCATCCCACTGTACCGGTCCGATCCAGCGCCGCGAGTTTCTGCGCGTGGGGACGCTAGCACTTGGTGGAGTGATGTTGCCTGACTTGTTGCGGTTGCAAGCAGCCTCAGAGAAACCGCGACCGACGACGTCGGTGATTTTGTTTTGGATGTGGGGCGGACCCAGCCAGCTCGAAACCTACGATATGAAGCCCGATGCTCCCAGCGAGTATCGCGGGCCGCTCAATCCGATTCGCACCAATGTGCCCGGTATGGACATCTGCGAATATATGCCGTTGCAGGCAAAGATTGCGGATAAGTTTTCCATCATCCGTTCGTTGCATCACGAGATGTCGGCGCACAACGACGGCAGTATCGAGGTGCTGACCGGCCAGACACCCAGCGTGCCGGATCCAACGTCGCAAGCGCACTCGAAACATCCCGATTTCGGCATGGTCGCCAGTCGCATTCGCGGCCCCCATCCCGAAGGCCTGCCGCAATACATCGGCGTGCAGCGTTCGCCGTTTATGACCCAACCCAATTACTTGGGAGCAGCGCACCGGTCGTTCGACACCGGCGATCCCTCCTTGCCCGGTTATGCGCCAAAGAATCTGACGCTAGCGACCGGCGTTGATCATCGTCGCCTGGGGGATCGCAAGCATCTGCTGGGACAATTCGATCGTTTTCGCCAGCGGTACGAGCATGACATCGACGGCGCGGATGAATTCCAATCCGCCGCATTCAGTATTCTGACCAGCAGAAAAGTGGCCGATGCTTTCGAGATTGCGCAAGAAGATCCCAAACTGCGAGACCGTTACGGACGACATCGTTGGGGACAAAGCTGTCTATTGGCGCGGCGGCTGGCTGAAGCGGGCGCAGCTGTGATTAACGTCGATGCCACCGCTCCGAACAGCACGACCAAGAATTTCAGTTGGGACGACCACGCCGGCGCGTTTCATCTCGATTACGCACAGCGAGAACGTCTGCCGCAGATGGACCAAGCACTGTCGGCACTGATCACCGATCTGCACGACCGGGGCCTGGACCAAAATGTGCTGGTGATTGCTTGCGGGGAATTCGGCCGCACGCCGCGCGTCACACATGCTCCGACAAACTTCTCCAATCAAATCGGCCTGGGACGGGATCACTGGCCCGGCGCGTTTAGCGCGTTGATTGCCGGCGGCGGATTGCGGATGGGACAGGTCGTGGGGCAGACCAATTCCAATGCGGAATATCCCTTGCACGATCCGGTGACGCCACAAGATTTGTTGGCGACCGTCTATCGGCATCTGGGCGTCGATCCGCAGCAGCAGTTTACCAGTTTCGCTGGCCGTCCGATCCCGATTCTTCCCAGTGGCCAACCGATCAAACAGTTGATCTAG
- a CDS encoding sialidase family protein, with translation MAAPLGNSQAADAPRILTDLQTGVLYKNPQPHLTSRHAYFPSVAVLPNGEMVATYMLGEAFEAVNCRVHVSQSTDQGESWQVEGPLAADIDGQLVSESGRITVLDDGELVALLHRHDRTAHPHEGLANPETMGFVPTDFALARSTDNGQTWSPPQSITPPLVGPSFELCCPITVLKDGRWLLPTSTWRGWDGEHPSGDRMLAFVSHDQGKTWPSYFDVMRSERDDLLYWESKVVELHDGRLLAVAWVYDNTNHCDLPNHYALSHDGGATWTAPKSTGLLGQTMTPLVLADDRILCVYRRMDSPGLWCQLAHLEADDWFNDDAQPLWGHDAGGLTATDESMVSNFQVLRFGAPCITQLADGSIYVAFWGYEDCVSVIRWFKFRFAV, from the coding sequence ATGGCCGCCCCTTTGGGAAATTCGCAGGCCGCGGATGCGCCTCGAATTCTAACCGATCTACAAACCGGCGTACTCTACAAGAACCCGCAACCGCACCTCACCAGTCGGCACGCCTATTTTCCGTCGGTCGCTGTATTGCCCAACGGTGAAATGGTAGCGACTTACATGCTGGGCGAGGCCTTTGAGGCGGTGAATTGTCGGGTGCATGTTTCCCAGTCGACCGACCAGGGGGAGTCGTGGCAAGTCGAAGGTCCGTTGGCAGCGGACATCGACGGCCAGTTGGTCTCTGAGAGCGGGCGGATCACCGTCTTGGACGATGGGGAACTGGTCGCCCTGCTGCATCGCCATGACCGCACTGCTCATCCGCATGAAGGATTGGCCAACCCGGAGACGATGGGCTTTGTTCCTACCGACTTTGCGCTGGCACGGTCGACAGACAACGGACAGACATGGTCACCGCCGCAATCGATTACCCCCCCATTGGTTGGCCCGTCGTTTGAGTTGTGTTGTCCGATCACCGTTCTCAAGGATGGCCGTTGGCTGCTCCCGACCTCCACCTGGCGAGGCTGGGATGGTGAACATCCCAGCGGCGACCGCATGCTGGCGTTCGTTTCGCACGATCAAGGAAAAACTTGGCCCAGCTACTTCGATGTGATGCGCAGTGAGCGCGACGACCTGTTGTATTGGGAATCCAAAGTTGTGGAATTGCACGACGGACGATTGTTGGCGGTCGCTTGGGTCTACGACAACACGAATCATTGCGATCTTCCGAATCACTACGCTCTCAGTCACGACGGCGGCGCGACTTGGACCGCTCCTAAGTCGACCGGTTTACTCGGCCAAACGATGACGCCGCTGGTGCTGGCTGACGACCGGATTCTGTGCGTTTATCGTCGTATGGACAGTCCGGGGCTGTGGTGCCAGTTGGCGCATCTCGAGGCGGACGACTGGTTCAACGACGATGCACAGCCGCTCTGGGGGCACGATGCCGGTGGGCTGACGGCGACCGACGAATCCATGGTCTCGAATTTTCAGGTCCTACGCTTCGGCGCGCCCTGCATCACGCAACTGGCCGATGGCAGCATTTATGTGGCGTTTTGGGGCTACGAAGACTGTGTGAGTGTAATCCGCTGGTTCAAATTCCGGTTCGCCGTGTGA
- a CDS encoding CBS domain-containing protein, giving the protein MYTSQLAKDIMVTKLVTLSPEVDVFQAIDLLLKHRISGAPVIDARRNFLGMFSEKNCMSVLLESAYEQHPTTHLYAFMDVEVPTIGEDADMLEIARIFRDTHCRRLPVIHKSKLVGQISRRDLLKAAHKMMATAPDRESTWLYLSSIAERHEAPIV; this is encoded by the coding sequence ATGTATACATCCCAATTGGCTAAGGACATCATGGTCACCAAATTGGTGACCCTTTCGCCGGAAGTCGACGTGTTCCAGGCGATTGATCTGTTGCTGAAGCACCGCATCTCCGGCGCTCCGGTCATCGATGCCCGCCGCAATTTTCTCGGTATGTTTTCCGAAAAAAACTGCATGTCCGTACTTTTAGAATCGGCATACGAGCAACACCCCACGACGCACCTGTATGCGTTCATGGATGTCGAAGTCCCCACAATTGGCGAAGACGCCGACATGCTTGAGATCGCGCGGATCTTTCGCGACACACATTGCCGCCGCTTACCGGTGATCCACAAATCAAAACTCGTCGGCCAAATCAGCCGCCGCGACTTGTTGAAGGCCGCGCACAAGATGATGGCGACCGCCCCGGATCGTGAATCAACTTGGCTGTACCTCAGCAGCATCGCCGAACGTCACGAAGCCCCGATTGTTTAA